From one Candidatus Nealsonbacteria bacterium genomic stretch:
- a CDS encoding RNA polymerase sigma factor yields the protein MKQVFPEVSKRTLRRDFENLLKQGIIERIGEKNDTFYQLKRSLAPLELKRSLAPLEVGHTYYMANLRKIFSKIYDQWIKKIYRFIFLKVNSQEVAEDLTSETFLRGWQAFKEKSEEIENPSAFLYQIARNLVIDHYREKGKNKIVSVEFLTITDPNPGPEEKMALSSEIEKIRQAMSGLKPNYQNIIIWHYLDDLSIPEIAKILDKSEGAVRVLLHRGLRTLRTKMNNDGK from the coding sequence GTGAAGCAGGTTTTTCCAGAAGTTTCCAAAAGAACCTTGAGAAGAGATTTTGAGAATTTATTAAAGCAGGGTATAATTGAGAGAATAGGAGAGAAAAATGACACTTTTTATCAACTAAAAAGGAGCTTAGCTCCTTTAGAACTAAAAAGGAGCTTAGCTCCTTTAGAAGTAGGACATACCTATTATATGGCGAATTTACGTAAAATTTTTAGTAAAATTTACGACCAATGGATTAAAAAAATATACCGCTTTATTTTTTTAAAAGTTAATTCTCAAGAGGTGGCTGAAGACCTGACTTCCGAAACATTTTTGCGGGGCTGGCAGGCCTTTAAGGAAAAAAGTGAGGAGATTGAAAATCCTTCTGCTTTTTTATATCAAATCGCTCGCAATTTGGTGATTGACCATTATCGGGAAAAGGGAAAAAACAAGATTGTTTCAGTTGAATTTTTAACAATTACTGACCCAAACCCTGGACCGGAAGAAAAAATGGCTTTGAGTTCTGAAATAGAAAAAATCAGGCAAGCGATGAGCGGCCTCAAACCCAATTATCAAAATATCATTATCTGGCATTATTTAGACGACCTTTCAATACCCGAAATAGCCAAGATTTTAGATAAAAGCGAGGGAGCAGTTAGAGTGCTTCTTCATCGCGGTCTTCGGACTTTGCGAACAAAAATGAACAATGACGGTAAGTAG